A genomic stretch from Larus michahellis chromosome 7, bLarMic1.1, whole genome shotgun sequence includes:
- the FIGN gene encoding fidgetin — MQWTPEHAQWPEQHFDITSTTRSPAHKVEAYRGHLQRTYQYAWANDDISALTASNLLKKYAEKYSGILEGPAERPILSNYTEAPSGLVNGRKNESEPWQPSLNSESVYPMNCVPDVITASKAGVSAALPPADVSASIGSSPGVASNLAEPSYSSSTCGSHTVPSLHSGLPSQEYAAGYNGSYLHTSYSGQPAPALPSPHPSPLHSSGLLQPPPPPPPPALVPGYNGTSNLSGYSYPSASYPPQTAVGPGYSPGGAPPPSAYLPSGIPAPTPLPPTTVPSYSYQGHGLTPIAPSALTNSSASSLKRKAFYMAGQGEMDSSYGNYSYGQQRSTQSPMYRMPDNSISNANRGNGFDRSAETSSLAFKPTKQLMSSEQQRKFSSQSSRALTPPSYSTAKNSLGSRSSDSFGKYTSPVMNEHGDEHRQLLPHPMQGPGLRAATSSNHSVDEQLKNTDTHLIDLVTNEIINQGPPVDWSDIAGLDLVKAVIKEEVLWPVLRSDAFNGLTALPRSILLFGPRGTGKTLMGRCIASQLGATFFKITGSGLVTKWLGEGEKIVHASFLVARCRQPSVIFVSDIDMLLSSQVSEEHSPVSRMRTEFLMQLDTVLTSAEDQIVVICATSKPEEIDESLRRYFMKRLLIPLPDSTARHQIIVQLLSQHNYCLNDKEVALLVQRTEGFSGLDVAHLCQEAVVGPLHAMPATDLSAIMPSQLRPVTYQDFENAFCKIQPSISQKELDTYVEWNKMFGCSQ, encoded by the coding sequence ATGCAGTGGACGCCGGAGCATGCCCAGTGGCCAGAACAGCACTTTGATATCACTTCAACCACACGGTCTCCTGCCCACAAGGTGGAAGCCTACCGGGGGCACCTGCAGCGCACCTACCAGTACGCCTGGGCCAACGACGACATCTCGGCTCTGACTGCCTCCAATCTTCTGAAGAAGTATGCAGAAAAATACTCCGGTATTTTGGAAGGTCCGGCCGAGCGGCCCATTCTCAGCAATTACACTGAAGCTCCCTCGGGGCTGGTGAACGGCCGGAAGAATGAAAGCGAGCCCTGGCAGCCATCGCTGAACTCGGAGAGCGTGTATCCCATGAACTGTGTCCCAGATGTTATCACCGCCAGCAAAGCTGGGGTAAGTGCAGCCCTCCCTCCCGCAGACGTCTCGGCCAGCATTGGGAGCTCTCCTGGGGTGGCCAGTAACCTGGCTGAACCCAGTTACTCCAGCAGCACCTGCGGAAGTCACACCGTTCCCAGTCTTCATTCAGGGCTCCCATCTCAGGAATACGCCGCAGGATACAATGGCTCGTACTTGCATACCAGTTACAGCGGCCAGCCAGCACCTGCACTTCCATCCCCTCATCCATCCCCCCTGCATAGCTCGGGACTTCTacagccccccccaccaccaccaccaccagcccttGTCCCCGGCTACAACGGGACCTCTAACCTTTCTGGTTACAGCTACCCTTCTGCCAGTTATCCTCCTCAAACCGCTGTTGGCCCTGGGTACAGCCCTGGGGGTGCCCCGCCGCCCTCGGCATACCTGCCTTCAGGAATCCCTGCTCCGACCCCTCTGCCCCCGACCACTGTCCCCAGCTACTCCTACCAGGGCCACGGTCTGACGCCCATCGCGCCGTCTGCCCTGACAAACAGTTCAGCCAGCTCTCTCAAAAGGAAAGCTTTCTACATGGCAGGGCAAGGAGAAATGGACTCCAGTTATGGAAATTACAGCTATGGCCAACAGAGATCTACACAGAGTCCCATGTATCGAATGCCCGACAACagcatttcaaatgcaaacaggGGGAATGGTTTTGACAGAAGTGCTGAAACATCATCCTTAGCATTTAAGCCAACAAAGCAGCTAATGTCCTCtgaacagcaaaggaaattcaGCAGCCAGTCCAGTAGGGCTCTAACACCCCCATCCTATAGTACTGCTAAAAACTCACTGGGTTCGAGATCAAGTGACTCGTTTGGGAAGTATACCTCCCCAGTAATGAATGAGCACGGTGACGAGCACAGGCAGCTCCTCCCTCACCCAATGCAAGGCCCGGGACTTCGTGCAGCTACCTCATCCAACCACTCTGTGGACGAGCAACTGAAGAATACTGACACACACCTCATTGACCTTGTCACCAATGAGATTATCAACCAAGGACCTCCTGTGGACTGGAGCGACATTGCTGGCCTAGATCTAGTAAAGGCCGTCattaaggaggaggttttatggCCAGTATTGAGGTCAGATGCATTCAACGGACTGACTGCTCTACCTCGGAGCATCCTTTTGTTTGGACCTCGGGGAACAGGCAAAACATTAATGGGCAGATGTATAGCTAGTCAGCTGGGGGCCACGTTTTTCAAAATCACTGGCTCTGGCCTTGTCACAAAGTGGttaggggaaggagaaaaaattgTCCATGCCTCCTTCCTCGTGGCAAGGTGTCGCCAACCCTCGGTGATTTTTGTTAGTGACATTGATATGCTCCTTTCCTCTCAAGTGAGCGAAGAACACAGTCCAGTAAGTCGGATGAGAACCGAGTTCCTTATGCAGCTGGACACTGTACTGACTTCTGCTGAGGACCAAATAGTAGTAATTTGCGCCACGAGTAAACCGGAAGAAATTGATGAATCTCTTCGAAGGTACTTCATGAAACGACTTTTAATCCCACTTCCTGACAGCACAGCGAGGCACCAGATAATAGTACAACTGCTCTCACAGCACAATTACTGTCTCAATGACAAGGAGGTTGCACTGCTTGTCCAGCGCACAGAAGGCTTTTCTGGACTTGATGTGGCTCACTTGTGTCAGGAAGCTGTGGTGGGGCCACTCCACGCCATGCCAGCCACAGACCTTTCAGCCATTATGCCCAGCCAGTTGAGGCCAGTTACATATCAAGACTTTGAAAATGCTTTCTGCAAGATACAGCCTAGCATATCTCAAAAAGAGCTTGATACATATGTTGAATGGAACAAAATGTTTGGTTGCAGTCAGTga